A section of the Cryobacterium soli genome encodes:
- a CDS encoding class I SAM-dependent methyltransferase has protein sequence MSRADLNKQPAQVAAMFDLVSTHYDRTNALLSVGNASLWRVATTRAVNPKRGERILDIAAGTGTSSVALSHTGAHVVAADFSEGMIKVGRERHAGNPNVEFVQADATALPFADGEFDAVTISFGLRNVVEPKKAIAEFYRVTKPGGRVVICEFSTPPFTPIRVGYFAYLNHVMPRIVKLASSNAEAYDYLGESIAAWPDQPTLSAWLRDAGYDAVAYRNLSLGIVALHRGIKTAAAASPTS, from the coding sequence GTGAGTAGAGCAGATCTTAATAAGCAGCCAGCGCAGGTCGCCGCCATGTTCGATCTGGTCTCGACACACTATGACCGCACGAACGCGCTGCTCTCCGTGGGCAACGCCTCGCTGTGGCGTGTCGCGACCACCCGGGCCGTGAACCCGAAGCGTGGCGAGCGCATCCTCGACATCGCCGCCGGAACCGGCACCTCGAGCGTTGCCCTGTCGCACACGGGCGCGCACGTCGTGGCCGCCGATTTCTCCGAGGGCATGATCAAGGTGGGCCGTGAGCGTCACGCCGGCAACCCCAACGTCGAGTTCGTGCAGGCGGATGCGACGGCCCTGCCGTTCGCGGACGGCGAGTTCGACGCCGTCACCATCTCCTTCGGCCTGCGCAACGTCGTGGAGCCTAAGAAGGCCATCGCCGAGTTCTACCGCGTCACCAAGCCCGGCGGCCGCGTGGTCATCTGCGAGTTCTCCACCCCGCCGTTCACGCCGATCCGGGTGGGCTACTTCGCCTACCTCAACCACGTGATGCCCCGCATCGTCAAGCTGGCCTCTTCCAACGCCGAGGCGTACGACTACCTGGGTGAATCGATCGCCGCCTGGCCCGACCAGCCCACCCTCAGCGCCTGGCTGCGCGATGCTGGATACGATGCCGTCGCGTACCGCAACCTCAGTCTCGGTATCGTGGCTCTGCACCGCGGAATCAAGACGGCCGCTGCAGCGTCCCCAACCTCCTGA